The following are encoded in a window of Prochlorococcus marinus str. MIT 1013 genomic DNA:
- a CDS encoding porin produces MKLFSRLLVAPAALGLMAPVAANADTAFSSTTTLGGSAVFTTGSVADGGTSDTEEELYMQYAYTLDVNSSFTGEDLFSAGIVAGNASGPLASMDSAETGGLDVQSLFYNFPVGDLSVTVGPLVDQDDVVAATTSAYSDAFRLGSMPYSLAGNETGPGVGVAYSNDNGVVASVSFVSVGGADSTVGIGADDGDDVSTFTLGYNGDGFGGGLVIASNDGEGGTAGYDTFGGGIYYSPESIDATFSVAYDTTDPETGADATDLFVGVDYEVGPGTLSAAYNSTDVDGSDSLDSTGFEVSYTYSLNDNVTLTPGFFTVEDTSTGDDDTGVVVETAFSF; encoded by the coding sequence ATGAAGCTTTTTTCACGATTATTAGTAGCTCCAGCAGCTTTGGGTCTTATGGCTCCTGTTGCAGCTAATGCAGATACTGCCTTTTCATCAACCACAACTCTTGGTGGTTCAGCTGTTTTCACAACTGGTTCAGTTGCTGATGGCGGAACATCTGATACAGAAGAAGAGCTTTATATGCAGTATGCATATACTCTAGATGTAAATTCTAGCTTCACTGGCGAAGACCTTTTCTCTGCAGGCATCGTAGCTGGTAATGCTAGTGGCCCACTTGCAAGCATGGATAGTGCTGAAACAGGTGGCCTAGATGTTCAGTCTTTATTTTACAACTTCCCTGTTGGCGATCTTTCAGTAACTGTTGGACCTTTGGTTGATCAGGATGATGTTGTTGCTGCAACAACTTCTGCTTATTCAGACGCTTTCAGACTAGGCAGCATGCCTTATTCTTTGGCTGGTAACGAAACTGGTCCTGGAGTTGGTGTTGCTTACTCTAACGATAACGGCGTAGTTGCTTCTGTAAGTTTCGTTTCTGTTGGTGGTGCTGATTCAACAGTAGGAATCGGCGCTGATGATGGTGATGATGTTTCAACTTTCACTCTTGGCTATAACGGCGACGGCTTTGGTGGCGGTCTGGTAATCGCTTCTAACGACGGTGAAGGCGGAACAGCTGGATACGACACATTTGGTGGTGGTATCTACTACAGCCCAGAGTCAATTGATGCAACATTCAGCGTTGCTTATGACACAACAGATCCAGAAACAGGTGCTGATGCAACCGACTTGTTCGTTGGTGTTGACTACGAAGTTGGTCCAGGAACATTAAGTGCTGCTTACAACTCAACTGATGTTGATGGTAGTGATTCTTTAGATTCAACAGGATTTGAAGTTTCTTACACTTATTCATTGAACGACAACGTTACACTTACTCCTGGTTTCTTCACTGTTGAAGATACAAGTACTGGTGATGACGACACTGGTGTTGTTGTTGAAACTGCATTTAGCTTCTAA
- the lepA gene encoding translation elongation factor 4 yields MTNVPISRLRNFCIIAHIDHGKSTLADRLLQDTGTVSSRDMQEQFLDNMDLERERGITIKLQAARMNYKADDGEEYVLNLIDTPGHVDFSYEVSRSLQACEGALLVVDASQGVEAQTLANVYLALENDLEIIPVLNKVDLPGADPEKIKNEIESIIGLDTSKAISCSAKTGVGIPEILQAVVDRIPSPKDNVDQATKALIFDSYYDPYRGVIVYFRIMSGGISKKDKVLLMASKKSYELDEIGVMAPDQVKVNSLHAGEVGYLAASIKAVADARVGDTITLQDRPAGEALPGYTEAKPMVFCGLFPTDADQYPDLREALDKLQLSDAALKYEPETSSAMGFGFRCGFLGLLHMEIVQERLEREYDLDLIVTAPSVIYKVKMTDGEVLMIDNPATLPDPQKRETIEEPYVRMEIYAPNDYNGTLMGLCQDRRGDFIDMKYITTDRVTLIYEIPLAEVVTDFFDQMKSRTKGYASMEYHLIGYRENDLVRLDVLINSERADPLTTIVHKDNAYGVGKGLVEKLKELIPKQQFKIPLQASIGSRIIASEGISALRKDVLSKCYGGDISRKKKLLKKQAKGKKRMKSMGKVDVPQEAFMAVLKLNND; encoded by the coding sequence ATGACTAATGTGCCCATTTCTCGTCTGAGGAACTTCTGCATAATTGCTCATATTGACCATGGTAAATCAACCTTGGCAGATAGGCTTCTTCAGGACACTGGCACTGTCTCCTCTAGAGACATGCAAGAACAATTCTTGGACAATATGGACCTTGAGAGAGAGAGAGGAATAACTATAAAATTACAGGCTGCTCGGATGAATTATAAAGCGGATGATGGAGAGGAATATGTCCTGAATTTGATAGATACTCCTGGCCATGTTGACTTTTCTTATGAGGTGAGTCGTTCATTGCAGGCTTGTGAAGGTGCTTTGCTTGTTGTTGATGCTAGTCAAGGAGTTGAAGCTCAAACTTTGGCCAATGTTTATCTCGCCTTGGAAAATGATTTAGAAATTATTCCTGTTCTTAATAAAGTTGATTTACCTGGCGCTGATCCTGAGAAAATCAAAAATGAGATTGAATCAATTATTGGTTTAGATACATCTAAGGCAATTTCCTGTTCTGCTAAAACAGGGGTTGGTATTCCAGAAATATTGCAAGCAGTAGTAGATAGAATACCTTCTCCAAAAGATAATGTTGACCAAGCTACAAAAGCACTTATTTTTGATTCTTATTACGACCCTTACAGAGGGGTGATTGTCTATTTCAGAATCATGAGTGGTGGCATAAGTAAGAAAGACAAGGTTTTACTTATGGCTAGTAAAAAAAGTTATGAGTTAGACGAAATAGGCGTTATGGCTCCTGATCAAGTAAAAGTAAATTCTCTTCATGCAGGGGAAGTTGGATATTTAGCAGCTTCAATCAAAGCAGTTGCTGATGCAAGAGTCGGGGATACGATCACGTTGCAGGATAGACCTGCTGGAGAAGCTCTACCAGGTTACACAGAAGCCAAACCAATGGTTTTTTGTGGGTTGTTCCCCACTGATGCAGATCAATATCCAGATCTCAGAGAGGCTCTAGATAAATTACAGCTATCCGATGCTGCATTGAAATATGAACCTGAAACTAGTAGCGCAATGGGATTTGGCTTTCGTTGTGGATTCTTAGGTTTATTACATATGGAAATTGTTCAAGAGCGTTTAGAACGCGAATATGACTTGGATTTGATTGTTACTGCACCCTCAGTTATTTATAAAGTGAAAATGACTGATGGAGAAGTTTTGATGATCGATAATCCCGCTACACTCCCAGACCCTCAAAAACGTGAAACCATAGAAGAACCCTATGTCCGAATGGAAATTTATGCTCCTAATGATTACAACGGAACTTTGATGGGACTTTGTCAGGATAGAAGAGGAGACTTTATTGATATGAAGTACATAACGACTGATCGAGTCACTCTTATTTATGAAATACCTTTAGCAGAAGTTGTGACAGACTTCTTTGATCAGATGAAAAGTAGAACTAAGGGATATGCTTCTATGGAATATCACTTGATTGGTTATAGAGAAAATGATTTAGTAAGATTAGATGTTTTAATTAATTCAGAGAGAGCAGACCCTTTAACGACAATTGTTCATAAAGATAACGCTTATGGTGTCGGTAAAGGACTTGTTGAGAAATTAAAAGAACTTATTCCGAAACAACAATTTAAGATTCCTTTGCAGGCTTCTATTGGGAGTCGAATTATTGCAAGTGAAGGTATTAGTGCATTACGAAAAGATGTTTTGTCAAAGTGCTACGGGGGTGATATTTCTAGAAAAAAGAAATTGTTGAAGAAACAGGCAAAAGGTAAAAAACGAATGAAGTCAATGGGGAAAGTAGATGTTCCTCAAGAGGCTTTTATGGCTGTATTGAAATTAAATAATGATTAA
- a CDS encoding DUF721 domain-containing protein, whose product MNLENLTHKTKAKREQSIYTCLEEIKSSWKGSVGGLIQDWVEIAGEQLALNCTPLNIQNKVLTIGSSHPQWRQALQYNRMELIESLNSYGYQIKEIRIRQHYPIDLVTKESEKDIWEKHPSRTDKNGIANCPYCKVPSPKGEVKLWGKCSFCRRKELRID is encoded by the coding sequence TTGAATTTAGAAAACTTAACGCATAAAACAAAAGCAAAAAGAGAACAGTCAATATATACATGCTTAGAGGAAATAAAGTCTTCATGGAAAGGGAGTGTCGGAGGCCTTATTCAGGATTGGGTAGAAATAGCTGGGGAACAACTCGCATTGAATTGCACACCACTTAACATTCAAAATAAAGTTTTAACGATTGGATCAAGTCACCCGCAGTGGAGACAAGCGCTCCAATACAATCGTATGGAGTTAATTGAATCTTTAAATTCCTATGGATATCAAATAAAAGAAATTCGGATTAGACAACATTATCCTATTGATTTGGTCACTAAAGAAAGTGAAAAAGACATATGGGAAAAACATCCAAGTAGAACTGATAAGAATGGAATTGCAAATTGCCCTTATTGTAAAGTTCCTTCTCCCAAGGGAGAAGTTAAATTATGGGGTAAATGTAGTTTTTGTAGAAGAAAAGAATTGAGAATAGATTGA
- the ubiE gene encoding bifunctional demethylmenaquinone methyltransferase/2-methoxy-6-polyprenyl-1,4-benzoquinol methylase UbiE, which yields MRPGNTKAIEEMFNSISSKYDFLNDIFSFGLHRLWKRKLLNILNPIFGQKWIDLCCGTGDMAILLARYMKSSENITGIDSASQALLVARERSKQNYSSIEWINRDALETNLTSHQFDGLLMAYGLRNLSSPYAGLKEALRILKPGGKAGILDFRSFEGPSIQGLFQKIYLSFYVVPISSLFGLGKEYSYIKKSLVNFPSGEKQIHMALSVGFKKAKYQTLAKGQMGILLLEA from the coding sequence ATGAGACCTGGTAATACTAAAGCTATCGAGGAAATGTTTAATTCAATTTCTTCAAAATATGATTTTTTAAATGATATTTTTAGCTTTGGATTACATAGGCTATGGAAAAGAAAACTATTGAATATTCTAAATCCAATTTTTGGACAAAAATGGATAGATCTTTGCTGTGGAACAGGAGATATGGCAATACTTTTGGCTAGATATATGAAGAGTTCTGAAAATATTACTGGAATAGATTCAGCCTCTCAAGCATTATTAGTTGCGAGAGAAAGATCTAAGCAAAATTATTCTTCAATTGAATGGATAAATCGCGATGCTCTTGAGACAAATCTCACTTCACATCAATTTGATGGCCTTTTAATGGCCTATGGCTTAAGGAATCTTTCAAGTCCTTATGCGGGGCTTAAAGAGGCTTTGAGGATTTTGAAACCAGGAGGCAAAGCTGGAATATTAGATTTTAGATCTTTTGAAGGGCCTTCCATTCAAGGTCTATTCCAAAAAATTTACTTAAGTTTTTATGTTGTTCCAATTTCATCTCTTTTCGGCTTGGGGAAAGAATATTCATATATAAAAAAAAGCTTAGTTAACTTCCCTTCAGGCGAAAAACAAATTCATATGGCACTTTCTGTTGGCTTTAAAAAAGCAAAATACCAAACATTAGCCAAGGGGCAGATGGGGATTTTATTACTTGAAGCTTAA
- a CDS encoding DUF2862 domain-containing protein produces the protein MAKPTSLSRIGSKIKINIERVRDRIPSYLINQLSEDPRGTVIDYKMTDGRGGIGVVIKMNDGSKHWFFEDELS, from the coding sequence ATGGCTAAGCCAACCTCCCTTTCAAGGATAGGTTCAAAAATTAAAATCAATATTGAACGTGTAAGAGATCGCATACCTTCTTATTTGATCAACCAACTATCTGAGGATCCAAGAGGTACTGTAATCGATTACAAGATGACTGATGGTAGAGGTGGCATTGGTGTGGTAATTAAAATGAATGATGGAAGCAAACATTGGTTCTTCGAAGATGAACTTTCTTAA
- the chlG gene encoding chlorophyll synthase ChlG — protein sequence MSDARQLLGIKGGSETKNIWKLRLQLMKPITWIPLLWGVICGAAASGNFHWELSNVLASISCMFMSGPLLTGYTQTINDYFDREIDAINEPNRPIPSGAISLFQVKCQIWVLLIAGLGIAYLLDLWAHHTIPSVLLLALGGSFVSFIYSAPPLKLKQNGWLGNYALGASYIALPWWAGQALFGHLTWTTALLTLAYSLSGLGIAVINDFKSVEGDKSLGLESLPVVFGIKNASRISAGMIDIFQLAMVVVLIAIGQHFASVILVLLIIPQITFQDIWLLRDPLSFDVKYQASAQPFLILGMLVTAIAIGHSSLISL from the coding sequence GTGAGCGATGCTAGGCAACTCCTTGGAATAAAAGGAGGTTCTGAAACAAAAAACATTTGGAAGCTTCGTTTGCAATTAATGAAGCCAATCACATGGATTCCTTTGTTATGGGGAGTCATTTGTGGAGCAGCTGCCAGTGGTAATTTCCACTGGGAATTAAGCAACGTTCTTGCTTCGATCAGTTGCATGTTTATGAGCGGGCCACTCTTAACTGGATACACGCAAACAATAAATGATTACTTTGATAGAGAAATCGATGCAATAAATGAACCTAATAGACCAATACCTTCAGGGGCAATTTCACTTTTTCAAGTGAAATGTCAAATTTGGGTTCTATTAATAGCTGGTCTTGGAATTGCATATTTATTGGATTTATGGGCACATCACACTATTCCTTCAGTCCTTCTTCTAGCATTGGGAGGTTCATTTGTAAGTTTTATTTACTCAGCACCACCTTTAAAACTTAAACAAAATGGTTGGCTTGGGAATTATGCACTTGGTGCAAGCTACATAGCTCTTCCTTGGTGGGCTGGACAGGCTCTATTTGGACATTTAACATGGACAACTGCTCTTCTTACTCTTGCCTATAGCTTGTCAGGCTTAGGAATTGCTGTAATTAACGATTTTAAAAGCGTGGAAGGGGATAAGAGCCTTGGGCTTGAATCACTTCCTGTTGTTTTTGGTATTAAAAATGCAAGTCGTATTAGCGCAGGAATGATAGATATCTTTCAACTGGCAATGGTAGTAGTTTTAATAGCGATAGGACAACATTTTGCATCTGTCATTCTGGTTTTACTTATAATTCCTCAAATAACATTTCAAGACATCTGGCTATTGCGTGATCCATTAAGTTTTGATGTTAAGTATCAAGCAAGCGCACAACCATTTCTGATTTTAGGAATGCTTGTAACTGCAATTGCCATAGGACATAGTTCCTTAATCAGTTTATAA
- the hisF gene encoding imidazole glycerol phosphate synthase subunit HisF: MVALRLIPCLDVSNGRVVKGVNFVGLRDAGDPVELGCRYSKAGADELVFLDITATHEKRSTLVDMVRRTSEAVTIPFTVGGGISSINGINELLRAGADKVSLNSSAVKDPSLISKGANRFGSQCIVVAIDAKKNKNIPNKWDVYVSGGRNNTGLDAIEWAEKVFELGAGEILLTSMDGDGTQNGYDIELTKSIAEKVPIPVIASGGAGCLKHIKEAFTLGKSSAALLASLLHDGQLTISEIKEYLIKENLLIRPVE; encoded by the coding sequence ATGGTTGCTTTAAGATTGATCCCTTGTCTTGATGTTTCAAATGGAAGAGTAGTGAAGGGGGTTAACTTTGTAGGATTGCGTGATGCAGGTGATCCGGTTGAGCTTGGATGTAGATATAGCAAGGCTGGAGCCGATGAATTGGTCTTCCTAGACATAACAGCTACGCACGAGAAAAGATCAACTTTGGTTGATATGGTTAGAAGAACATCAGAAGCGGTAACCATTCCTTTCACTGTTGGAGGTGGGATAAGTTCTATAAATGGAATAAATGAATTGTTACGAGCAGGAGCTGACAAAGTAAGTTTAAATTCCAGTGCTGTTAAAGACCCTTCGTTGATTTCTAAAGGGGCTAATCGTTTTGGATCTCAATGTATTGTTGTTGCAATAGATGCAAAAAAGAACAAAAATATTCCTAATAAGTGGGACGTTTATGTGAGTGGTGGACGTAATAATACTGGTTTGGATGCGATTGAATGGGCAGAAAAAGTATTTGAGCTAGGAGCAGGAGAAATCCTATTAACTTCCATGGATGGTGACGGAACTCAAAATGGATATGACATCGAACTGACAAAATCTATTGCTGAAAAGGTTCCAATTCCTGTAATAGCTTCAGGAGGGGCTGGTTGCTTGAAACACATTAAAGAGGCTTTTACTCTTGGGAAATCTTCAGCTGCTCTCTTGGCATCCCTATTGCATGATGGACAATTAACTATCAGCGAAATAAAAGAATATCTAATTAAGGAAAATTTACTTATCAGACCAGTTGAATGA
- the trmH gene encoding tRNA (guanosine(18)-2'-O)-methyltransferase TrmH produces MPLLPRRFERIKSVLNKRISDLTVLIENVEKPHNLSAIIRSCDAVGVLEAYAVFNKEKFLTFNSTAQGSQKWVQINQYKETTEAIKVLKKRGFKLYGTNLNPKSIDYRKCNFKGSTAFVLGAEKWGISEEAASLMDEHIHIPMRGMVESLNVSVAASALLFEALRQRQVANIIPESGEGMSQETYKEKIFEWAYPEVAQWCKSEGRKYPELNEKGEIMDDLPRTEKMRY; encoded by the coding sequence ATGCCTCTACTACCTAGACGTTTTGAACGTATAAAATCAGTACTAAACAAGAGGATTTCGGATCTCACAGTCTTAATTGAGAATGTTGAAAAGCCTCATAATCTCTCAGCGATAATACGAAGTTGTGATGCAGTTGGTGTTCTTGAGGCATATGCTGTTTTCAACAAAGAAAAGTTTTTAACATTTAATAGCACGGCGCAAGGAAGTCAAAAATGGGTCCAAATAAACCAATATAAAGAGACCACTGAGGCAATAAAAGTTCTTAAGAAAAGAGGGTTTAAATTATATGGCACGAACTTGAATCCAAAATCAATTGACTATAGAAAATGTAATTTCAAAGGGTCAACAGCATTTGTACTAGGTGCCGAGAAATGGGGTATCAGTGAAGAAGCCGCGAGTCTAATGGATGAGCATATTCATATTCCAATGAGAGGTATGGTTGAATCTTTGAATGTATCAGTTGCAGCATCGGCATTATTATTCGAAGCGCTAAGGCAACGTCAAGTAGCCAATATAATTCCTGAGTCTGGAGAGGGTATGAGCCAAGAAACATACAAAGAAAAGATCTTCGAGTGGGCTTACCCCGAGGTTGCTCAATGGTGCAAAAGTGAGGGCAGAAAATATCCAGAACTTAATGAAAAAGGTGAAATCATGGATGATCTCCCAAGAACAGAAAAAATGAGATACTAA
- a CDS encoding PspA/IM30 family protein, which translates to MGLLDRLSRLLRANLNAFVSDAEDPIKILDQSVADMQEDLVKLRQAVAMAIASQKRLENQGNQAKEQIKNWLSRAELALKKGEDDLAREALSRKKAFQETFQSLSTQFQTQNGQVEKLKKSLLLLERKIAEARTKKDMLKARAQAAKAQQQIQSTVGDLGSKSAMAAFERMEDKVEALEASGQAALELAGEDLESKFAALEGADDVEKELEILRTQLKAGVDALSLPPSDLDVNEVRTVEIQEVEVELEELKKSMDNS; encoded by the coding sequence ATGGGATTATTAGATAGGTTAAGTCGCTTGCTAAGGGCAAATCTAAATGCTTTTGTCAGTGATGCAGAAGATCCAATAAAAATACTTGATCAGTCTGTTGCTGATATGCAAGAAGACTTGGTAAAGCTTCGTCAAGCGGTTGCTATGGCTATTGCAAGTCAAAAAAGACTAGAGAATCAGGGAAATCAAGCAAAAGAGCAAATTAAAAATTGGCTTTCTAGAGCTGAATTGGCCTTAAAAAAAGGAGAGGATGATCTGGCTAGAGAAGCATTGAGTAGAAAAAAAGCTTTTCAAGAAACTTTTCAATCTTTATCGACTCAATTTCAAACACAAAATGGTCAAGTTGAAAAATTAAAGAAAAGCCTTTTGTTATTAGAGAGAAAGATTGCTGAGGCTCGAACTAAAAAAGATATGCTTAAAGCAAGAGCTCAGGCAGCTAAAGCTCAGCAACAAATTCAAAGTACAGTTGGTGATTTAGGTAGTAAGTCTGCTATGGCTGCTTTTGAACGAATGGAAGATAAAGTTGAGGCATTGGAAGCTTCTGGGCAAGCAGCATTAGAGTTGGCTGGAGAAGATCTAGAAAGTAAGTTTGCAGCATTAGAAGGAGCCGATGATGTAGAGAAAGAATTAGAGATATTAAGGACTCAATTGAAAGCAGGGGTTGATGCACTGTCTTTGCCTCCGTCTGATTTAGATGTAAATGAAGTAAGGACAGTAGAAATCCAAGAAGTTGAAGTTGAATTAGAGGAGTTGAAAAAGTCAATGGATAATTCTTGA
- a CDS encoding ABC transporter permease: MPLLISLKLVPDGEFGLGNPIFSAPSIDHWCGTDRLGRDVCIRTLAASGVALQVVFVAVSLAVLVGIPLGLLSGYIGGLLDRILVLFMDTLYTIPVLLLSVVMAFLLGRGILNASIALCVVYIPQYFRLIRNQTSQVKSELYIEAAISMGASPLWVIRKYLLKNVLTSVPVVLTLNAADAVLVLGGLGFLGLGLPENIPEWGSDLNMALVALPTGIWWTAIYPGMAMFVLVLGLSFIGEGLEKFFSETSLQD, from the coding sequence ATGCCACTATTAATCTCTTTAAAGCTTGTACCTGATGGTGAATTTGGGTTAGGGAATCCGATTTTTTCGGCTCCATCCATAGATCACTGGTGTGGAACCGATCGACTAGGAAGAGATGTTTGTATTAGAACTTTAGCTGCGAGTGGAGTTGCTTTGCAGGTTGTTTTTGTTGCCGTATCTCTTGCTGTTCTGGTAGGCATACCTTTGGGACTTTTGAGTGGCTATATTGGTGGGCTTTTGGATAGGATTCTGGTGCTTTTCATGGATACTCTTTATACAATCCCTGTCCTTCTTCTTTCAGTGGTGATGGCATTTTTATTGGGTAGAGGCATATTGAATGCATCAATAGCATTGTGCGTCGTCTATATTCCCCAATATTTTCGACTTATAAGAAACCAGACTTCACAGGTTAAATCAGAACTTTATATTGAGGCGGCAATATCAATGGGAGCTTCCCCTTTGTGGGTAATAAGAAAGTATCTTCTTAAAAACGTTCTTACTTCTGTACCTGTGGTCTTAACACTTAATGCTGCAGATGCTGTATTGGTGCTTGGAGGATTAGGATTTCTTGGATTAGGTCTTCCTGAAAATATTCCAGAATGGGGAAGTGATTTAAATATGGCATTAGTTGCATTGCCTACTGGCATTTGGTGGACAGCGATTTATCCTGGTATGGCTATGTTCGTTTTAGTGTTGGGATTATCTTTTATTGGAGAAGGTTTAGAGAAATTTTTCAGTGAAACTAGTTTGCAGGATTAA
- a CDS encoding biotin--[acetyl-CoA-carboxylase] ligase: MNNQKPERGVGLIHRYHKSNHPSPRSWRLILKPICASTEIELSNWIAEKPVKQNQLIAVFSSCQRFGQGQAGRIWHAPKGGVWVSAAIKKEGPCENNSRLYGLAVALALVERIERMGVKVKIKWPNDLLVDGQKLAGILPKLFFRGRKLRLLRVGVGLNVFNNVPKDGISLKQIIGNKKMNINFWSSEVLLAIERSLDLLDNKNFLCSQVEERLWSKKYIDKETGYKWDIKGIDSIGRLILFKEDNVRVLST, from the coding sequence ATGAATAATCAAAAACCTGAAAGAGGGGTTGGGTTGATTCATAGATATCACAAATCAAATCATCCCTCTCCAAGATCTTGGAGATTAATTCTTAAACCTATTTGTGCTAGTACAGAAATAGAGCTATCAAATTGGATTGCAGAGAAACCAGTAAAACAAAATCAGTTAATAGCTGTATTTTCTTCTTGTCAAAGATTTGGTCAAGGTCAAGCTGGTCGAATTTGGCATGCACCCAAAGGAGGGGTTTGGGTTAGTGCCGCCATTAAGAAAGAAGGACCATGTGAAAATAATTCTCGGCTTTACGGGTTAGCGGTGGCATTAGCTTTGGTTGAGAGAATTGAAAGGATGGGAGTTAAAGTCAAAATAAAATGGCCAAATGATCTATTGGTTGATGGTCAAAAATTAGCTGGAATTTTACCTAAATTATTTTTTAGAGGGAGAAAACTAAGATTATTAAGAGTTGGAGTAGGTTTAAATGTTTTTAATAATGTTCCAAAAGATGGAATTTCACTAAAACAAATCATTGGAAATAAAAAGATGAATATAAATTTTTGGTCGTCAGAAGTTTTGCTTGCAATTGAGAGGTCTTTAGATTTATTAGATAATAAAAATTTTTTGTGCAGTCAAGTAGAAGAAAGATTGTGGTCAAAAAAATATATTGATAAAGAAACTGGTTATAAGTGGGATATTAAAGGTATTGACTCAATCGGTAGATTGATTCTTTTTAAAGAAGATAATGTGAGAGTCTTATCAACTTAA
- a CDS encoding 16S rRNA (cytosine(967)-C(5))-methyltransferase yields the protein MKGLDARKAAWEVIQAVGGGAFADVALERVFNLYSFKSIDKALITELSYGAIRQRYFLDCWIDYLGKVPAKKQPPLLRWLLHLGLYQVLKMERIPPSAAINTTVELAKKHHLKKLAPVVNGILRSALRSQKRGLLLPELKNPSLELAKNESLPLWLASELINWKGIEDAKKIAKAFNCISPIDIRVNKLRADLKEVKAIFDSCGIHTQVISNCPYGLEVRAGVGEPRKWPGYEEGKWSVQDRSSQLIAPSLGPLPGEKILDACAAPGGKSTHIAELINNEGKVWSVDRSSRRSKKILANSERLGTKCLQILVADSNELLLKNPDWKSFFDRILIDAPCSGLGTLARHPDARWRMNQDNIQELVAVQSHLLKSLAPLLKSGGTLIYSTCTIHPEENFNQIKNFLQLKPEFLLEYEKQIWPGEEDNGDGFYIAVLNKLKN from the coding sequence ATGAAAGGCTTAGATGCCAGAAAAGCTGCTTGGGAGGTTATCCAAGCAGTAGGTGGAGGTGCATTCGCAGATGTTGCTTTGGAAAGGGTTTTTAATCTTTATTCTTTTAAGTCGATAGATAAAGCCTTGATAACTGAACTTTCTTATGGTGCAATTCGCCAAAGATATTTTTTAGATTGTTGGATTGATTATTTAGGAAAAGTACCCGCTAAAAAACAACCTCCTTTATTAAGATGGCTATTGCATCTTGGGCTTTATCAGGTTTTAAAAATGGAGCGAATACCTCCATCTGCTGCAATTAACACAACTGTAGAACTTGCGAAAAAGCATCATTTAAAAAAACTGGCACCTGTTGTTAATGGAATCTTGCGATCTGCTCTTAGAAGCCAAAAGAGAGGTCTCCTGTTACCTGAATTGAAGAATCCGAGTTTAGAATTAGCAAAAAACGAATCTCTTCCTCTTTGGTTGGCAAGTGAATTGATTAATTGGAAGGGAATTGAAGATGCTAAGAAGATTGCTAAAGCATTTAATTGCATTAGTCCTATTGATATAAGAGTGAATAAATTGCGTGCAGATTTAAAAGAAGTAAAAGCAATTTTTGATTCCTGTGGTATTCATACCCAAGTGATATCAAACTGTCCTTACGGATTAGAAGTTCGAGCTGGTGTCGGTGAACCTAGGAAATGGCCCGGTTATGAAGAAGGGAAATGGAGTGTACAAGATAGATCTTCACAGCTAATTGCCCCATCATTAGGACCTTTGCCTGGAGAAAAGATTCTTGATGCTTGTGCTGCACCAGGCGGAAAATCAACACATATTGCTGAATTAATTAACAATGAGGGCAAGGTCTGGTCTGTTGATCGATCATCCAGAAGATCAAAAAAAATATTAGCTAACTCAGAGAGACTTGGGACTAAATGCTTGCAAATATTGGTTGCTGATTCTAATGAGCTATTACTCAAAAATCCTGATTGGAAAAGTTTTTTTGATCGTATACTTATTGATGCGCCATGCTCAGGATTGGGTACTCTTGCTCGCCACCCTGATGCAAGATGGAGAATGAATCAAGATAATATTCAGGAGCTTGTCGCTGTTCAAAGTCATTTACTTAAATCGTTAGCTCCTTTATTAAAAAGTGGAGGCACACTGATCTATTCCACCTGTACTATTCATCCTGAAGAAAATTTTAATCAGATAAAAAACTTTCTTCAATTAAAACCTGAGTTTTTATTGGAATATGAAAAACAGATTTGGCCTGGAGAGGAAGATAATGGAGATGGTTTTTATATTGCTGTTTTAAATAAATTAAAAAATTAA